Genomic segment of Odontesthes bonariensis isolate fOdoBon6 chromosome 10, fOdoBon6.hap1, whole genome shotgun sequence:
aaaataacacacatgataaagacaattatgactttcaaaattcaggtgaatatctatgaaatcgtgacatatgaattgtgaattacacaatgctaatttctgtgttaacaatggggacactaaacaaataccaaatagataccgaagggacatcgttaaaagttactagttgcatatattttgtccattttactgagtcctctgggatttagatgttcaactaatcaacactgcagaccactagggggcaatgtggttccatcaggcaggttgggcattttccaccaaaatcagttctttgtcaatatttaagccagaatcgtacaaattgtctctatatgcgtcttgtgatcaagctggaaacctgaaagaaattgtacacggttatcaaacacatttaatatagttttaagatttgactaaaagtgagtcttctcagttcgtatgtatagccatctggtcggtctgATGGTGaagaggggtgttaaagtgtcaactttcgagttatggtctagataagatagtaagtgtcccacttttccaagagtgagttctttgttcattcgagttttccaattttaatggcaagtgtctgttggagttcgactccccaaaagctcttaagggtgttgtaaattaggcagtttctgtctctttttcctttgtggaaagaaaatgaagatctggtttatatccacatacgtaaacatcccccacaggaatgttggttttgtcaaagtttgaaaaactcttaatccacacggcactgtgactgctacaccatCATCCACTCCATGTTGTGATGTCCCATAAGGGCAATGATGATGATTACTACATTTCCTTGAGATATAAGCTAGTTTAATCACAGGAATGATAAGGACACTGTACATAGTTTTGTCTGTATGTTGTTATTAAGGGTCCACTGTTTGTCTAGATCTACTGCCTAATTTTGCTTGCAACTAGTTTTAGAGGATATCTACTCCTCATCTTTAAGGTGCGAGTTAACTTTTTGTTGTGAAACTGACTGATTATGGACAGTGGCAATCAGTTTTTCACGAAGACATTTCCTTGCCAGATGCCAGGACCAGCACTAGCCCCAGAACCAGATGCTTTCACCTTGTCCCCAAGCAGTTCCTCACAACAGAGTGTAAGACTGGAGAAAAAAGGCATATTTGTAAGTATTTTCTTTCTACTATATAATCATTAATTGCCTTTTTTTGGAGTAATCTCAAGGCTATACTGGGTGTGAAAATGTAGTGTTTAATTCAATTTTAAAGGAGAACACTGGCACGTTTTGACTTAAATCACTCTGTTAAAGGTCTTTGAGTGCTAGAAAGTGGAGTGTAGCTTCTTCAGTGGCACAAAAGAGCTGTTTACTTTGACATTAGAATTTTTACCAGGTAAAGGAGGGGTAAATCACCGCACACTGGTCTTCTTTGctggtattttattttatttggtgaACAACGCGTTTCGCTGTTGCTTCATTAGATTAGAATttttacgttacattacatttagcagatgccttttatccaaagcgactaaCATTAGCTACTTTGCCTGACCAGCCATGTTATCTCAGCTGAGGTAGCACCGATTTGTTGCATTTTTTGACAACGGACAGTACACAAAGACCTTTAGCACTGGAACATAGGTCCAAACATGCTGGCATTCTCCTCCTTCAATGGAAATCACTATGTCCAGTGTAGCCAAAGAATGACTGTCCCAACACTGTGTTCCTCCTTTTTTCACTGATAGAATGTACGGGAAATTCTCAATGAAATACCTGATGGCCGAGATTTGGTAATCAGCCTTGAAAATGGCATTATATCCCACACCCAGAGATTGTCCATGGTCCGGATCTTGGTGTCCCACTTGATGCAGCGCTTTGGCGAGAAGTGAGTATCTCACTTATGGCCTCTGACCATTTGTCCTTTGGCACCCCCCATGATGTGTcttgtcacttttttcagtttgtGTAGGCCTATCAGTATTTTCTGAACAGATTgaacacacttttaaaaaataccCTGATAATACCGAAAACCATGATAATTTCGTACACTATAACTGTGAGGTTAAATTTTCACACCGTTATATCCCTACTGCACACATGTAAGGTAatatatctttcttttcttttttagccCAGCTTCGACTattaacccattgacgccggatgttgcgtagcgcaacattgcccctaacgccggttgttgcgtagcgcaacattgttcatttatcattattttcaagacgcatgcagcatgtaatgcacaataattggttcaaatacacatgaggtgggtgttttcgattagcctgttctgcaattgtgcgtttgtagctaatttgacagctcggctacaatggctgcggttaacgagacatactgtgacagcgatggaagtgatgtggagttggaagggaatgatcaacagaatttattagaggaagagaggcagtccgctggatttcgcacccgacgtcaacaaaagtttactcgtacaccggggctgaaggtgccaatatctgaagatgcaaCTAGTCCTTTAgtgttctcgcatattttcactgatgaagtttgggatatgttggtgacacagacaaacttatatgcggatcaggcgcgcggccacacaccatccaactcgaagtggagccccgtgtcaaagcaggagatgaaatctttcatcggtctctgcctaatttttggaataatcaaactaccaactcgccgggattactggaggcagagcaagtggctgtatcagacaaatgtagcccgagtgatggcacgagatcgtttcgacatgatctggaggtaattatttattcttgcgctgcattctgacgacttctcattcttctTTGAGTGGCGTTGGCcttatgtcaaaaaaaagagagcccggtgcgaattactgcagtatgacaactatgatgttttagaagtcgtgtcactgaagtatacagtataactgcacaatgcaagatatattgcagggttttttatcattcattattattgctgatattatgattatgatttagttatagtatagtaacagtatagtaatagtagtataataaatagcagcattgggtattatcctgaatcataaagcaaaactacatgaaccaaatgtccaacattgataaaaaaaaaaagtaatacaatccagccagcgaaaaaaaattgaatttttcttaggtgttttcaataaattgtttttagttcaaaaaaccctcaggcattggggaccttttctaaaaactggcttaggcattgagcagccttttttgcaggtgctttaggcgccaatgggttaaggCAGAGCTGGCATCTTCAGTAGTGGAGCAATTTCCTTGTCTCAAGGACACTGAAGGCACTGGCTATGtaaccacccccccccccgccgccgccgccgccgccgccgccgccgccctcTGACATGCAATCGCCCTggacgctcgttgaacagagcgtcgctttggacagacaggtttcacaagcaacctctccccacaccactctctctctcgtgcctgcgcagtcgaaaggTGCaaggtgcacgagttattttattgcctgcacgctctcactcgcattgaaaaaaaaaaaaaaaaaactccctcgaatagtctaaaatccgggatattttatccgactcgcgggcatccgtgataactatcaatatcagggagactcccggaccttccgggagacttgggatgtctgtgtAAGTTATGTTTAACTACACCAACACATAATTTCTCTAGCTTAAAGTTGAGTCTACTAAATTAAATTTTAACAATAGGATGAGTCGTTATAGTAGGCTAGGTCTAAACCACATTCTGGATAACTTCAGCTTAATAGGCTTCAATAACaaatgttacattacattacattacattacattacattacattacattacggtcattttgcagacgcttttaaccaaagcgacttacagtaagtgcgttcaacatcggtgggcaaaagaacttcaggtcacaagaaatcataagtgcatttccttccaataccaaacagctaagagcaaaactagtgctagagtaagtgcgataagtcagatacctcagcctctcaccaactgcacaccagtcacagcggggtggggatgcaaaccctggttcgggtaggggaagaaataaaagaggtaagaaaagcaggaatgggattcaaaccctggttcgggtagggggtaatgaaaatatagagggtgccagtggtggaggaaacaataagtgcgtaaggaactaggacggatcagggtagtgtttcctgaagaggtgggttttcagcctgcggcgaaagatgggcagcgactcagctgtcctgatatcagtcgggagatcgttccaccatcggggtgcaagaacagagaaaagccgtgaccgtgtcgatcgtgcgcagggacccctgagtgacgggggagccaggcgcctggtggccgcagagcgaagtggtcgggcgggggtgtagggcttgaccatagcctggaggtatgaaggagctgttccttccactgccctgtaggccagcaccagagtcttaaactggatgcgagcagctacaggaagccagtgtagagagcggagaaggggagtggtgtgggagaacttggggaggttgaacaccagacgagcagcagctttctgaaccagctccagaggtctgatggcagaagccggggcgccagcaaggagggagttgcagtagtccaggcgggagatgacaagagcctggatgagcacctgtgctgccttgtcggtgaggatggggcgaatcctccggatattgtagaggaggaatcggcaggaacgggtcactgatgcgatgtttggcgagaacgacagttcgtcgtccagggtcacacccagattcctcgcggtccgggttgatgtcaccacaaagtcatccatggtgatgaccaggtctctgaatgggcagcccttccccgggagaaacaccagctcagtcttgtccaggttgagcttaaggtggtgcatcgacatccaccccgagatgtctgccaggcacgcagcaatgcgtgcttccacttgggtgtcagaagggggaaaagacagaatcagctgggtgtcgtctgcatagcagtggtaggaaaagttatgggagtggatgacagaaccaagagatgatgtgtagagggagaaaagaagaggacccaggatcgaaccttggggaaccccggtggtgagcctacgtggcttcgacacagaccctctcagtgtgacctggtagaagcgatctgtcaggtaggatgagaacatggagagtgcagagcccgaaacccccattccctccagggtagagagaaggatgtcgtggttcactgtgtcaaatgctgcagaaaggtccaggagaatcaggacagaggagagagagttagctcgagcagtttggagtgactcagttactgctaggtggcccaccttgaacccggactggtagggatccaagaggttgttctggtggaggtaagaggacagttgtttaaagacagcacgttcaagagttttggacagaaagggtagaagggatgtaatgtctgtaattcttgatctctgaagggtcaagagctggtttctttagaagaggagtgactctggcagtcctgaaagcagaaggaaagagcctgatgtcaaagatgtgttaatgaggtgggtcaggtaaggaagaagatcaggtgcagcagaatgaaggagaggggaagggactgggtcaagggaacatgtggtggggcggctggatgttacaaggtgaaggacctcatttgcagagaggggagagaagtgggacagagagggaggtgagggagaaggtggtagggagggaggagtggagggcgacaggtgtgggtggtgtggacagctgggaggtgagggaaggaagatcggatatcgttaaccttcttgtcaaagaagtcggcgaaatcgtcagggaggagggaggaggaggggagagggggtgggggttggaggagggatgagaaagtttggaagagttttttggggttggaagcagaagtttgaattttgttacagaagaaggcagtttttgcagcagagagagaggaggaaaaagtggaaagcaaggactggaaggtaagaaggtcttcaggaagtttacttttcctccatttgcactcggccgccctcacgctccgcctctcagtacgcactgagtccgacagccaagggccaggtggagctgagcgtgcaggcctggaggtgaggggacagagtttgtctagagaggaggacagggtgtTCAGTTCTAACCATTTCTGAACTGTCAAATACCTCATGCTTTGTGGAGATGATCGTCTTTGCTGTCCTTTCATACTTAGTTAATACCATTGCATATactgtttttattgtttgttttggaaaataaatgctgaaatgtTATGGAAATTCACAAAGACGTCATGGAAATTCATTGATATAGTAATCTTCAAATCTCCTCTACATAGTACATCTGCCTGAATTcaacttttgtttattttaaaacaatGCTAGGATGCATGGTTCACCGCATCCAGGAACCATAGACCTGCTACAGGCTTTCTCGAAGAGCGCCTACGCAATGTCCGAAAAAGGCTTCACAAGGGCAGACGGCAGAGTTCGACACCCCAAGCAGCTCTTCAAAAAGACTCACTGCCACAGACCTCAGCAATTTTACCAGGTACAACAACATAGGCCACAGAGGATATGTGAGGGAGATTTTGGTGGTAAAGTAAAATACCAGTGTCAGGACTTTGTATGAGCTCTTCCATTTGCTCTCTATGCTCTTCTATAGTCTTCTCTGGTCAAATTTTGAAATGTAGGTCTACTCCCTAAATTTTGTCAAGGGGTTCTTTTCTGATGAATTTTTACTTGCCTCGTGAGTTCCTTTGACCACATGTTATTTCGAAAAGGTAATAAAGGGATGAGCCCATACAAAGTCAGTGGAGCAGCTTTTGTCCTTTTTGAGGTAACTCGAGGGGGACTGTTTCCAACTCCTAAAGCCCTCTGGTTTTGATGTTCTAAAATGGGGGGGGGTTACAGAGTTGGGAGGGGATATTACTTGCAAGCTTTTGTTGTGTTTCGATGACAACCAGTATTAACTTCTTAGGCCATTAGATGTCTGTCTGCCGTGTGCATGCTAACATGCAATTTATACATTTTGGTATTTCAGTACAAACTGTATAATTGGCTAATGCGTGCATGTGGCAATTTTTGCTGAAGTATGGCGATATTGGAAAGAAAGTAGATTAGTTGGATAGCATTATAGCATCAAAGCCTGGTTGGAGTTTTCAGTTTTCCAGTCTAGGTTTATGTAATTCACAAAAGTATAGTCAAAGtaataaacaaacacattctTTCCAAGAGTGTTTttcaattttgttttgttttgtgtcaacTTAATTTCTTCTGTCTCCAGCATAACACCAGAAAGAGCCGTGGAGCTGGCTGAGTGGCTGAGAAACAATATATACCCGTCATCGCAAGTAGCAGAGTTTATGCTTGAAACTGCTGTCcacagagcccagtggataaggGCAAATGGAACCAAGCCAATACATGAGATTTGCAGAGGATTTCCACGCTTGGTGGAGACATCTGGTATGGTAGGTTTCCTCACCCGTAATATTACACACAGTTTTCAAGATCTTTCATGTAATGGCGAGACCTATGAATAATGTATGATTTATGGCTTTACACTATTCAACCAAAATT
This window contains:
- the LOC142390424 gene encoding uncharacterized protein LOC142390424, whose product is MEELIQSPDTGILLYHQNLPHISSVAYVVVPGKIAESGFKVGHLAVTESLQTARANSLSSVLILLDLSAAFDTVNHDILLSTLEGMGVSGSALSMFSSYLTDRFYQVTLRGSVSKPPRIAACLADISGWMSMHHLKLNLDKTELVFLPGKGCPFRDLVITMDDFVVTSTRTARNLGVTLDDELSFSPNIASVTRSCRFLLYNIRRIRPILTDKAAQVLIQALVISRLDYCNSLLAGAPASAIRPLELVQKAAARLVFNLPKFSHTTPLLRSLHWLPVAARIQFKTLVLAYRAVEGTAPSYLQAMVKPYTPARPLRSAATRRLAPPSLRGPCARSTRSRLFSVLAPRWWNDLPTDIRTAESLPIFRRRLKTHLFRKHYPDPS